The sequence attagatttttttcttatatgttgtattttgaatttttttttaagcggttataaattacaaaaaaaaatggtaaaagtcccaaattgaaaattttgtgatcaatggattaactttttttatttaaacaagatacaaatgatcgtaaatcgtatgaatatgaagtctcattaatagatattcatattatatatatatatattttttaatatcatttcaattaaattatatactataaaatatatataaatatgttaatttcaaaatttgctttgaaaaattattgagatgttaatattttaattttgaaatttgtactGAAAAAGCTTACATTAAAAGTTTTATGATCAaagatttaaatttttgttacagaAAATATGCAATTGTTagtaaaatcatataagtatgaagtgtcaataataaatatttatattaaagtatagtataaatagtttatgttaatatcagtaaaatttaattatatatcatataaagtaaataaaatgatcgTTTTGATTTTTGTGTTTACTctgatgtatatatttttatgtatacaagttattttttaaatatgtagtTTCTAATGTGTTATTTGATCCTAACAATCCCACAAATACACTTCTTCAAAtcgaagtgatttttaatattgaaaacactatatatacacattaatttattcagattaaataatatagtcttgatttttatttctgaaaaagcttttaatgaaatatcatgacCAGATTTCAATAACCTCCTTTTGAGTTTGTtcgaagaatgagagatttgatcatttgtctaatatatttttctctCTAATACCTTATATATCTAGCTATTATAAATGTTTGAATGagatatttgaattatttattataatttttttggtttatcatttaataaatcaaacagttcttagtttatacatattttacatatactagaatggtaaaatattacatatatattttatcggTATAATCTTAAGTAACTAAACTTCAAAAGCGtaagttaataaaataagtaattttttttgctgtgttagaattagatgattttttagatcgaactggtgaatatatactagaaagATATTTACATTTCGAGCATGCACTTATATTcaatactatttttatatattatatttaaacacTAACCTGtgaataaaatttgttaatgattttcttcaaaaatttgATTCTTAAATATGTATCTCGAGTAGAACTGATTTTTACAGATGTCCATCTTCTTAAATTAAtacttatgtaattcaccgaATTCACATAATAAGTTAATAAAAGAAACATGACTCATATCAGTGAAACACAAACGAGAACGAACGCATaattttatagaggtagaaaatgaATCACTCATAAAGAgttaatagtaaacaaatcgagagcagaaaacATAATCCCctttcgtcattttacaattGATGTTGCCTATATgattttggtgatttgtgtcagccgcaAAACGTAACTTTCTTTTGTGCATAtaaagtcttaaaaataattaaaatgagttgtaatgtgttaactcttcaacaacgatgTTACATTTAAGAGACTAACATTTTTATTCGTCATTTTACAAGCGATAAATattgtagtgttgcaaaatgttaaaaccatTTAATTAACAAACATTAGTATAAAACACTCACTCCATGTATGTGCGCGGGTTATCATCTAGTTTTACAATTAAATCTAAGAGGAAGCATTTACACCTCTGTTTCTCTGAATAAACCTTAGAATATTTAGACTTTGAGTAACAAGGTACGTCTACTAGACTAAAtcctctcttttttattttgctcTGTTCTTCAGAGAGATTCTCTATTTTTCTCGCAGACTCTGGTTCAGATTCAATTCTTCttcatattttgtttaaattttagtgTTGTTCTGACAAAATCATCTAGAAAAagtattttatcattttatgtaCCATCATCAACAAGACAAACCTTAGACTAGTTAGACTTGAGTAGCAAGGTACGTCTACTATATTGCTATATCTTAAAGCATCTCGGTTCCTCTGTTCTTCAGAGAGattttctgttttaatgcaGACGCTGGTTCAGATTCATAGTTGACCtcatgaaaaaatatttggttGACAGTTATTTTGTTTAACATGTGATTTATTGGAAGAAGAACGGATACAAGAGTAATACAAAAACAACCAGAAGACATTGAAGCATAACACTCACAAGGGAGACAAGAGTAGAAGAGAAAATCAAAACTCTTCAAAAGACTGAAACACACGAAAATTACATGACTATATACCACTAAACACTGGAAAGAATGTTTGAGAATAACGGAGTATCTGATGGAATCGAAGTGCTTACTGATATTTAGGGTTTTGAGCACAGAAACTTCTTTGTTTATGAGAAACAGAGATTCTTGATTCGAGAATGAATAAAAATACTCTGTTTAATAATACTTTGTACTAACAGGTAAAGTCATGGAAATTCAAATCCATACAATAAGAACAATGCATCATCAAATACCAAATTAACgtttttttaagaaacattaTGAAAGTTGAATTACAATTTGACACGGGGTTGAAGGCTTAGACATAGATTCTAACTCCTTTATGCTCCTAAAATGCAGAGAGAATCTAAGAGGAGTGTAATGAAAAGAACCGGAAGAAGATGTGATTGTGGTCTCAAGCTTCTGCATCATCTCAACAGAGATTTCCATCGTCACTTGTGGACATCGCATAGCTTAGCAAATCTTCAGACAACTGACTGCTCCAATCTGAATATGTAAACATCTTTAGATAAGAACAAAGCAGAGCTTGATAAGTACAAGAAGAAACAGAATTAACTAAGATCTTCAGATTGCACTGAGGAATCTTGTAAGTAAAACATAGCCAAGTcgttttaaactaaaatttggCGGGTTGAGCCGGGCCCTTGCAGTAGTGCAACGCATGGACGACTCGTGAAAGCCCAGATAGCAAACTATCTTAATGGATTTTCTCccttaaaaaatagatttaataTCGTGTGGCCCGATGGACCACGTATCAGATATTAAACTGATAAGAACAGATACTACACTTGATCTTAGCCAAAAGGCCGAGAAAGGTATGATTTGTTTAGTTGCTGGCTTCATTATTTATACTACTTCTCATGCCTTTCATGTTTATTCTGTTAGCGATGTGGGACTTTTAAACAGTTatgacaaaacaaaacactCTCTCTGTCTTAATGAGTTAGCCAATACTAGCTGTTTGTCAACTCACAGATAGACAGTTTGATAATCTTTCTGGCTACTCGGAAACAGGTTTTTTCCTGAGAGTAATTGGAAGAAAGAGGGAGTTGTCCATCGTCATATGTATCTTATACCTTTTGCAGCAACTATAGTCTATAGTTGATTAAATCTTCCTCTGTTTGTTTGTTAATAATATTCTAGTGTTGTTACAAAATCATTTAGAAAAGGTCTCTCTATATCAGTTTGAAGGTATGTACTATAGACAATGCACAAGACAAAACTCAATATTCTCTTAGAACCAAAGAAGCTCATCTGTGTTCTTTCTGTCAACGAGGAAAAGAACTTCCAacaataataaagtaaaattaaGTTTCATAAAATAAGAACATTGCATCCTTAGACTCACACaacaaaaatatagtttctgAGTGAGATTCACAACAAAGATTCTAGGAACTGTTAGTAAGTCGAATTACAAGCTGACATGAAGTTGAAGCTTTAGGCACAGATTCCAACTCCTTGATCCTCAGCAGCTCTTTCTCCCTGAATCGATGACCTGGTGAATATACAGAGATCTTAGTGGTTTTTAAACAAGGAGCGTTCTGCAGGATGTAAAGAACGAtttctttctcttcctcttttCCTTTGTAACATTTCCATCCAAAAGTTTTAAGATTGAAGGACAAGCATTCAGGAACCGAGCTCGGCTTACAGAACAAAGGTGGTGGATCCTTGAACTCTTCGTCTTTACACCTCGTATGCGGAGAACCAGGCCATTTTGTTGTCCAATGTATCTCCTGGAGCTTGAGAACTTGTAGTTTAGGGCAATGTTTGAGCAAATACAGAAGCAGATTACGCGAATTTTTTCCGTAAGTAGATAGTTTCAGATGACGAAGCCGCTGAGAAATTGTATCCGCAAGAAGCAGAACCTGAACGCCAAAACATTACAAGGATTACCAAAAAAGTGTTCTAAATAAAACAGGAGAGAGATACATGGCAAGTTTTAGACATAGCAAATTTGTAACATCCCTCTTTTCCTCCAAATTTTATAAAGTTATTATACATAAATCTTATAACCCCCCAAGTGTAAGAAGAAacgttttattaaaatttactaTAAAATGTTTAGGGTCCTGTAAATTTAGACTACCTTGGTAGGATATAAATGTATGGAAAGAAACTCCACAGAAGTAAGAAATCTGAGAAGCTTGTCAGTTTGAGAATCATCAACAAGGAGACTAGCCTCCACCAAGTTGTGCAGATCCTTATAAAACTCGAAATTGCTACCGTTGATGTATACCTCTAAGTACTTCAAAGAAGGAGCATTTATCTTGAATCTAGACTTATTGCTAGGATAAGTGCGAACCGAAGTATAATCTTTTATCTCCAATCTCTCGAGAGAAGGGACCGATATGGTGAATAAAGAAGAGCAAGGGTGATAAAACTGGAAACCGCAGCGGGGATCAGTGGTAACGCTATCTAAGAAGAGATCGTTAAGAACAGGACAAGAAGACATAAGCGTGCAGAAAGCTTCATGGTCAAGGAACCTCACCTTTGTGAGGTGAAGACTTTTCATGGACCGGAAGCAAACCGGGGACTCATCTGTAAAACCATGGCATTGGATCGTGTGGAGTTTCAGGACCACGAGTTTTCGGAAGACTGTATTTGGGAAACTACTTGGGAATTTAAGAGAACTCGAGTGTTGTTCCCTCAGTTTAAGGGTTAGGGTTTGGAGAACTGGAGCTTCATGTAATTTCAGTGATCTCCTAAAAAAATTTTCAAAGGTACAGGAACTAATTTTAGGACGAGAGTTTGCATCGTACTCAAGCACTTGCATCATCCTCCACAGAGATTTCCATCGTTTAGAGAGTATGCTTGTATTCACTGCATTGGTTATGGGGACTAATGAGAGGATTAGTAAGAGCAAATCGTCAGGTAAATGACTGATCCTATCCAAGAATTTAACGTCTTCGtgaatttaacaaaaaatattgtatatgtataaataaaatgatcaaatatataaaaataattatcgataatatatataaataaaaggtGCATGTCTTATCATAATACTTTACTGTTTTGCACGGGTACTTTACTTGCGTGAGGTGCAAAACTTTCGGGGAAAACAAACCGGAGAATTAGTATAAATTTGTCCATTGATGAGTGCCATTTATATCGGTTTTTAGTTCGGTTTTTAATTAggatttattagtttttattatGTATTCTGATCATTTTGAATCTTTTTGTGTTCTATAGTATTTCTTCAGGTTATAGGAGCTGGAGTGTAAAAATGGAAGGTTTCATATTAAGAATTTCAAAGAAGGATGAGTTAGTCCCCTGCAATAGTAACGCATGGGCTACACAGTCTACACTTGATCTTAGCCAAGAGGCCGAAAGGCATGATTGATTACTTACAAgatattaaaatgataaaaataaatactacaCAGTCTACACGTGATCTTAGCCAAGAGGCCGAAAGGCATGATTGGTTACGTCCCCAAGCCTCATCTTTTATACTGCTTCTCGTGTCTTCCATGCCTATTCGGTCAAGAGTGACAAAACAAAACACTTTCTCTGTCTTAGTGGGTTTGCGCCTAACCGAAAATAGTCTTAAACtgggcttcttcttcttctttaccttAAATGGATTTGCGAGAAAAAACTGGGATCAACCATGGCAAAGTGGattataattgtttttggtTTCCTACTCAGTCACAAGATACAGATCAATGATAAAAATAAGCTATCACAACTTCTGATATAATTTCACGTTCAAACTTAATTGGACAGTTTTCAACTCTTTGGTAAGATTAGTTTTCAGCCCATTGTAAGCTCACATGCTCTTAAACTCCTGGTCGCAATTTCCAGTTCCTTAAACATCTGGTGTTTGCGCACCATGCTAACTGAGAAAGGATAGATAGTTGCACTCACTAACAGCTTCGCATTCTTCAAAATATAAATCGCCACTTCTTTCTCAACTTTTGTGCCTTCATAGTCACTCCACTCAAAAGTTTTGAGATGTAACAACAAACATTCAGGAACACGCCTCGGTTGCATCCAACGAACCTTACGATCCACAAGAATCCAATGCTTCTGCGATCAATAAATTTCACTATTAAAACCAGAGAAACCAAACATGATTTATtggagaaattagggtttagagaaGAATAATAATGTACCAGGACAAGCTTGAGAGCTTGTAGTTTAGGAGAATGTTGGAGCAGACTCACAAGCATATCCGTCCAGCTATCTATACATGAACATAGCTCCAAACGCACTAGCTGAAACAAAACTGTACCACGAGGATACTGAGCCTGTACATAATAATATAAGCAAAGgaaaaacaatttattaaaaactaGCTAATGATATAAATAAAAGCTAGTaagaacaagttacctctccaTCTAAGCATACATAAAGACGCCTGACAAAGGTAAAAGACTCCAGAACATTGGTGTGGTAGGACATAGATTGAAGATTTGCCTCGACAAGTTTCGGAAGATTACCGATTAGTTTAAGTTCACCAAAGTAGTCCACAATGTTCAACTGCTTCAAAGACTGGGAATGTATCACGAACAAATGATCGTCAGGTGGGGACTCTCGTACCGTATTCCTAACGGATAAACTCTGTAAGGAAGGCAAGTTCACGGTGAAAGTTGCCACATTGTCTCCGTGACAAGTCTCTACAACTAAATCTTCAAGGATGGGACAGTTTGAAACAAGCCTAGAGAAAGATTCATCGTCTGAGTACTTGACAGATAGAAGGCGCAACTTCGTGAGGGATGGAAAGCTTAACCGACAAGGAACTCCCGAGAGAATCACCATACGGAGTTGTAAAGTCTCAAGTGTCTCGCATCTAAACAACCTACTCGGCAAGTTAACAAGAAAATGATCATAACAAAAACTTATTTTCAAGTCACGCACAAAGCGATCGACTGCGATTTTAACCCATAAACCAATCTCCCAAGCGCTACATTCTGACGCGCTGTTGAGATGAAACCTTTCTAGGACAGTTGCTTTGTGTAATAGCAAAGTCCCTGACACAAACTGCGACAGGCTTCTGACATGGATTTCATTAatctcttcatcttcctcctctGAGAAATCCTCAAAGACAAGACTTGGCACCAGTGTCCAAAGAGGCAGCCATCGTTTAGACAAAATGCTCGTAGCCACGACACCTTTGGTCGGGACAAAGGACAGTATCTTGATGAGTAAATCATCTGGCAATTGAGTTAACCTATCCATAACAACTTTCAGtgctttgctttttttttttaactttcactTGCCAATGCTACAACTAAAGACGAAAAGACTTTCGACTTGAAACACGACACGAAGGTTGTCGTGAAACACACAAAATGGTCTCGAGTATCGGTGATCGAAGGAATATGAGATTAACCCTAATTCTTGAAGTGGTTAACGACACTTGGATCAAACCCATTAGCTTATGGCATGGGCCTGTGTATTTTAGATTTCTGACTCCTTTATGCTGAGTTTAATTTCAACAATAAAACTTAGTCACATGGGCCAGTTGGCCCAAATTAAACATGTATGTGCGAAAAGTATATTAATTCGATTGATTAAGGGACCAAAAGTGAATACCTTATAAGTCAAGGGACCAAAAATTAAACTGTTAATTTGGCGGGATGAGCCGGGCCCTTGCAATAGTGCAACGCATGGGCGACTCGTAAAAGCCCAGATAGCAAGCTATCTTAATGGGCCTTCTCCCTTAAAAAATAGAGTTAATATCGTGTGGCCCGATGGACCACATATCAGATATTAAACTGATAAGAACAGATACTACACTTGATCTTAGCCAAAAGGCCGAGAAAGGTATGAATTGTTACGTCCCCCTGCCTCTTTTTTTATACTACTCCTCATGCCTTATATGCTTGTTTCTTTAGCGATGTGGGACTTTTAGAGATTTAAGACAAAACGTAACACTCTATCTGTATTAGCGGGTTTGTAACAGAATAACGTTAAGCCTAAAAGCCAAATCTTGTGAGATTTTAACTGGTTTTACAGATCGAAATAAAAGAGAGAGCCAGTTTCTGCAGTTTTTTAATTCTAGTCTTCAGTTTTCCAATAAGTTTTGCAGCAATcttataaaatatgattttataataaattacaaAGTTCACAGATCCACCTACACAAAACTCTCAACAAACAAACTTCACTTGAATCTTTGTCTCATTAACAAACTTTTACACATAACAAAAACAATACTCATTAACAAGAAAGCTGTAAAAACTCTAAATAGTCTACAAACTCCATGCCTTTCCCTGTGTAGCTTCTATATTGGACTCATGACAACGTCTCCTTCTAACATCCGCAACACCTTAGACACAGAGACAAAGAAGATTTACATTCGAAAATTTTGATTCGTCTTTTTAAGTGTTTTTGAGGGATGAGATATGGCAGCAAACCTGAGACATTCGTGGCCTTGAGTTAGGGTCACGGCGAATGCAGAGGTAAGCACATAGCGCCATACAGTAAACTTCCTGCTCAGAGTAACAATTCATTAGACGCGGATCAAGAAGCTCCCTCATGGCTTGTTTCTGCAACAACGGTCTTGcctgaaaacaaaacaaaaaaatcaatatatctTCCTTGTAAAGCATCAGAGCCTTTACAGACTGAAGCTTTGATGTTCATTTGGACGTTTTTACCCATTCGGTGAGACACTGTTGACCTTTAGGACGCTTAATGTCCATAGCTTTCCTTCCTGTGATAAGCTCAACTAACACAACCCCAAAAGAGTACACATCTGCCTTCTCTGTAATCTGTCCACTTTGTGCATATTCAGGTGCTAAGTacctaaagaaaaagaaacagaacACTTGACGCTTCATTAACGTGTCACACAAGTAAATCAATAAGATGAATATCACAATGATTATGCCATAAACAGTACCCAAAAGTTCCAATTACTCTTGTCTCCACTCCTTTATCTCCATCTGGTTGCCATCTCGCTAGTCCAAAATCTCCAACCTAGATATTGTTATAAAGCTTCAAGCTTGGCACACACGCAAAAGAGCAGAGAGAGCTTAAGATGATTTTTATTATTACCAAAGGCTCAAAGTCATGAGTGAGGAGAATGTTGTTAGGACGCATATCCCTATGAACAATGCAACCAACTCTACACTCTTCATGAAGGTATCTCAACCCACGAGCTGCTCCAACCGCAATCTTTTGCCGCGCTGACCATCCTAACGGCTCTTTCCCCAAACCTATAAAACTTTCCTTTATTAGAAACTTTACAGAACAAGAAAAACAAGAATGTTACTAGA comes from Brassica rapa cultivar Chiifu-401-42 chromosome A02, CAAS_Brap_v3.01, whole genome shotgun sequence and encodes:
- the LOC103851809 gene encoding F-box/FBD/LRR-repeat protein At5g56420-like, whose amino-acid sequence is MDRLTQLPDDLLIKILSFVPTKGVVATSILSKRWLPLWTLVPSLVFEDFSEEEDEEINEIHVRSLSQFVSGTLLLHKATVLERFHLNSASECSAWEIGLWVKIAVDRFVRDLKISFCYDHFLVNLPSRLFRCETLETLQLRMVILSGVPCRLSFPSLTKLRLLSVKYSDDESFSRLVSNCPILEDLVVETCHGDNVATFTVNLPSLQSLSVRNTVRESPPDDHLFVIHSQSLKQLNIVDYFGELKLIGNLPKLVEANLQSMSYHTNVLESFTFVRRLYVCLDGEAQYPRGTVLFQLVRLELCSCIDSWTDMLVSLLQHSPKLQALKLVLKHWILVDRKVRWMQPRRVPECLLLHLKTFEWSDYEGTKVEKEVAIYILKNAKLLVSATIYPFSVSMVRKHQMFKELEIATRSLRACELTMG
- the LOC103851921 gene encoding putative F-box/FBD/LRR-repeat protein At5g56810, whose translation is MKSLHLTKVRFLDHEAFCTLMSSCPVLNDLFLDSVTTDPRCGFQFYHPCSSLFTISVPSLERLEIKDYTSVRTYPSNKSRFKINAPSLKYLEVYINGSNFEFYKDLHNLVEASLLVDDSQTDKLLRFLTSVEFLSIHLYPTKVLLLADTISQRLRHLKLSTYGKNSRNLLLYLLKHCPKLQVLKLQEIHWTTKWPGSPHTRCKDEEFKDPPPLFCKPSSVPECLSFNLKTFGWKCYKGKEEEKEIVLYILQNAPCLKTTKISVYSPGHRFREKELLRIKELESVPKASTSCQLVIRLTNSS